AACGATAGAGGAGGTTCATAATAGAAGACTTACCAGACCCAGTATGCCCAACCAAAGCAACTGTTTCTCCTTTTTCTGCCCGAATGGTAATATCTTTCAAAACTGGTCTGTTTTCTTCATAGCTAAAGTTCACGTGTTCAAACACGACTTGCCCTTGTTCAACTTCCAAAATACGATCACAGTCGTCCTCCACTTCTTCTTCTAGAAGGGCCATTAGACGCTTACCTGTTTCAAAAGAGCGAAGCATATTTGGGAACTGTTGAACCAGCGCTCCCAAAGCAATGAAGACTCCTTCGATATAGTTGACATAAACAAAGAGTTTCCCAGCTGTAACTCCATCCTGTCCCGCAAGAAACTGATAGCCGACTACCGTTAAAATCGCAGCAATGACTAAATTTTGCAGAAAACCACTCAGATTCCACGTGGCAAGAGACTGGGCCCAGATAATCTTATTATCTGCCCGACGCATCTTGTCAGCAGTCACTTCAAATTCTCTCATGATGCGCTCTTCTTGTCCAAAAAGTTGAATCAAACTTGCACCATTCATGGTCTCATTCACCTGCGTATTGACGTCACTCCTTGCATCATAAAAATCCTTCATTGGCTTGTCTGTCATTTTCTTGTAAGCAAATTGAATACCGATATAGAGTGGTATCAAGAGTAACATCAGCCAACCGAGACTCCTATTCATGTAAAATAGGACACCGTATGTAAAGAGCAAACGAACAATATTGTTAAAGGCATTAACTAAGGTCCCATAAAATTGTGTCCGCAGGGTTTCTGTATCATTGACAATTCTAGTTGCAATTTTTCCAGCGGGCTTATCATCAAAATAAGAAATAGGCAACCGTTGCATAACATCGTAGGCTTGATTACGCAGATTTTCAGCAATACGATTGGCGCAATGCATGAGTAAACGCATAGATAGGTAGAAGCCAATAGCTCCCAGAATAATCATTCCCATGTATTGAGCTGACTGGTTTAAGAAAACAGCTTCATCAAAGGGCAAACCCTTGCTTAAATCCGTAATCGGTCCATCAATCGCCTGCTGAATCAGCAAAGGAGCCAATCGCACCATGGTTGAAGCCAACAGATAGAAGCCGACAGCTACTATAAATAGCCACTTGACACGACCGATTTGTTTTAATAAAAAACCTAAAATAGTCATTACTCTCCTCCTTCCTGGCTTTGTTGTCGTTGGTATTGTTCATAGTACCAACCTCTTTGGGCAAGCAAATCAGCTGGACGCCCCTCCTCAACGATACGCCCCTCATCCAAGACTAGTACCCAGTCTGCATGGTTGACAGCAGATAGACGATGGGTCACGATGACATTGGTTTTGCCTGCACGTTCTTTTTGAATATTTTGGATAATCTGGCGTTCTGTCCGAGCATCCACTGCCGACAAAGAATCATCGAGAATTAGCAAATCTGGCTCTCGCAGGAAAGCACGGGCAATGGAAATCCGTTGTTTCTGACCGCCAGAAATAGACACACCACGCTCACCAATCATGGTATCAAGACCATCACTCATCCGTTTTAAATCTTGACTAAAAGCTGCTGTGGCAATGGCTTGTTCAATCTCCTCAGAGCTACTAGCTACTTTCCCAAGGGCAATATTTTCTCCAACAGACCTTGAAAACAAAATGTGTTCTTGTGGAACATAGCCAATTTTTGCCTCTATACTAGAACGTTTAAAGTCTAAAACAGATTGATGATTGATGAAAAAATTTCCCTGACCAATCGGATACTGGCGTAAGAATTGGCGAACCAAGGTCGTTTTTCCCGAACCAGTCTTCCCAACGATACCTACAGTTTGCCCTGCTTTCAGTGTCCAATTGATGTCCTGTAGGCTGGCTCTTTCCGCCTGTGGATAACTAAAGCTATAATTTTTGAAGGAAATACTAGACAGCTCTGCAATTTCCTTAGAACCATCAGCCTCCAAATCATCACCCGTCTCAATCAGCTCTTGCAGTTTTTCGAAAGATGTCTTACCAGTCTGATAAACAAGGATGAAATCTGCTAGTGTCCAAAACGGCTCTAAAAGCGAACCAACATACAATTGAAGGGCAATTACTTGTCCCAAGGTCAATTGCCCTGCTTTCACGGCTTGTGCCCCCATGAGAAGCACGAAAATAGTAGATAATCCCAAACAGACTGTGGCTAATGGATTATACAATGATTGCAAGGAAGTGATGCGATCCCCACCCTGAGCCAATTGCTTGGTACGAGCTTGAAATTGAGCCTTTTGAGTTGCTTTTTTACTATAAGCCCTAGTCACTCGAATGCCTTCGATGACCTCCAAAACTTCATTATTGAGCTGGGCTACAGCTTCCCTATTGGCATCAATCGCCTTATCTTGTTTTCTCCCGATAAAAAATATACATAGTGTCATGAATAGCATCGGTAGTAAAGCTACTAGCGAAATTTTCCAATCAATGAAGAACATCGTGGGAATGATAAAAGCCAACATACCGCCTGCATAGACGACAATCATAAGACCGTAACCCACCATCTCCATCAGGCCATCCACATCCGTTGAAAAACGAGTCATGACATCTCCTGAGCGGAATTTTTCATAAAATGGAGTCCGCATGGTTACTAATTTTTTAAAGGCACGTTGCTGCATGTCAAACTTGAAGTTGACAGAGGCCTGAAATAATTTCAGATGCCAAATGAAGGCTGTTGCATAGTTCAGTACTGTTACCAATAACAATAAGGTCATCTCCTGAACCAATATGGCCTGAGTCAATTCATTCTTGGTCAGTATATCGACCATCCGCTGTATGATTTGCGTTGGTAGCAAAAGTGTGGCGTCATAAATAATCAAGGTCACAGCAACCAATAGATAGAGCCACTTATGACGCTTGATGTAGTCAAAAATTAATCGAAACATATATCTCCTTTACAAATCTATAACCTATCATTTGCCACTTTATTCAATAAGCAACAATTGATAGACGTTATACTCAATGAAAATCAAAAGTAGCCTAGAAAACGATGTCGAAGATAGAACTGGAGTTCATCAAGGCAAGTTGACAACGGATAATTTTGATTTTCGAAGAGTATTACCTTTCTAAGCGCGCAAAAAAGCCCAGGGAAGCATTTCACTCCACCTAGGCTTGCGTAAGTCCACAAAAATAGACCAGCTCTTGAACATAGTCGACAATTTTTATCACACCATGGCCACAGTGCTTGATTGTCTCAATGTTTCAAAATATAGCCCACGAAAAACTT
This region of Streptococcus suis genomic DNA includes:
- a CDS encoding ABC transporter ATP-binding protein: MTILGFLLKQIGRVKWLFIVAVGFYLLASTMVRLAPLLIQQAIDGPITDLSKGLPFDEAVFLNQSAQYMGMIILGAIGFYLSMRLLMHCANRIAENLRNQAYDVMQRLPISYFDDKPAGKIATRIVNDTETLRTQFYGTLVNAFNNIVRLLFTYGVLFYMNRSLGWLMLLLIPLYIGIQFAYKKMTDKPMKDFYDARSDVNTQVNETMNGASLIQLFGQEERIMREFEVTADKMRRADNKIIWAQSLATWNLSGFLQNLVIAAILTVVGYQFLAGQDGVTAGKLFVYVNYIEGVFIALGALVQQFPNMLRSFETGKRLMALLEEEVEDDCDRILEVEQGQVVFEHVNFSYEENRPVLKDITIRAEKGETVALVGHTGSGKSSIMNLLYRFYDPQEGRVLIDGKNIRDYSRESLRSHMGIVLQDPYLFTGTIASNVSMNEEEADRTRIMQALEKVGAVPMLSRLEKGIDEPVVEKGAAFSSGERQLIAFARTLYSDPKILILDEATSHIDTETEEIIQHAMEVVKEGRTTFIIAHRLSTIQNADQILVLDQGRIIEHGKHEELVARGGVYAQMHEIQAKV
- a CDS encoding ABC transporter ATP-binding protein; this translates as MFRLIFDYIKRHKWLYLLVAVTLIIYDATLLLPTQIIQRMVDILTKNELTQAILVQEMTLLLLVTVLNYATAFIWHLKLFQASVNFKFDMQQRAFKKLVTMRTPFYEKFRSGDVMTRFSTDVDGLMEMVGYGLMIVVYAGGMLAFIIPTMFFIDWKISLVALLPMLFMTLCIFFIGRKQDKAIDANREAVAQLNNEVLEVIEGIRVTRAYSKKATQKAQFQARTKQLAQGGDRITSLQSLYNPLATVCLGLSTIFVLLMGAQAVKAGQLTLGQVIALQLYVGSLLEPFWTLADFILVYQTGKTSFEKLQELIETGDDLEADGSKEIAELSSISFKNYSFSYPQAERASLQDINWTLKAGQTVGIVGKTGSGKTTLVRQFLRQYPIGQGNFFINHQSVLDFKRSSIEAKIGYVPQEHILFSRSVGENIALGKVASSSEEIEQAIATAAFSQDLKRMSDGLDTMIGERGVSISGGQKQRISIARAFLREPDLLILDDSLSAVDARTERQIIQNIQKERAGKTNVIVTHRLSAVNHADWVLVLDEGRIVEEGRPADLLAQRGWYYEQYQRQQSQEGGE